Proteins encoded by one window of Pleurocapsa minor HA4230-MV1:
- a CDS encoding HetP family heterocyst commitment protein, with amino-acid sequence MYNKPYSADSQFNRAMTNEQFNQVVDAILSGKYSWACLLILRFSGYNPLHYIPYRTYNRLMKSNREVMQPSINAKVHHLQEAKITQKSANIRDLDLYSLEDADHQSAKVKGGQRNFAMGILYRLFG; translated from the coding sequence ATGTACAACAAACCTTATTCAGCCGATTCTCAGTTCAACAGAGCGATGACGAATGAGCAATTCAACCAGGTAGTTGACGCTATTTTATCGGGAAAATATTCCTGGGCTTGTCTTTTGATTTTGCGCTTTTCTGGATATAATCCCTTGCATTATATTCCCTATCGAACATATAACCGATTGATGAAAAGTAATCGTGAAGTAATGCAGCCATCAATTAATGCCAAGGTACATCATCTTCAAGAAGCTAAAATAACCCAGAAATCCGCTAATATTCGAGATCTAGATCTTTACTCTCTAGAAGATGCGGATCATCAATCTGCCAAAGTAAAAGGGGGGCAAAGAAATTTTGCTATGGGTATTTTATATCGTTTATTCGGTTAA
- a CDS encoding HlyD family efflux transporter periplasmic adaptor subunit, translating to MKILPKTNLANVSNGNSERDTEIVSNNNSENNSQLSPRNGGNNEGSQLTILNSNVSNGNSERDTKIVSNNNSENNSQLSPRNGGNNEGSQLTILNPEQQSSALAVTNSSDSQVESAQWSPAMQSLLEEPPSNLPLQLIVGGIVFCLTFFAWAWFGQIDQIGKAQGKLVPKGDAYKIESLEAAKIRSIEVKEGERVKAGQLIATLDSERETKEVERLKEVLSSSQLELRQKLNLLEQVKIEVETQRRIGQAEIRSQQLAIESAISKAQVTSDLLEQQQSELAANIARQGQTAQLSGLDKAKFNQINLDLKEHQQRLAKLKGLAEEGAISQEYIFQAQQAQRQIEQQLIDSKLQGISSINEQIYQSQQSTRNMRSSITENQGALTEAQKEAERLQTELESKKADSLRLEVTAKQKAQQLELEINQAKSKIAETKNLLATAKSQLEKRLLRAPVSGTVLAFNVVNSGKVIQPGETVAEIAPDNSPLVLSAVLPDRDAGFIKKGMAAQVKFDAYSYQDYGIIPGKVTNISANTKTDEKLGEVYRVEIELERNYVSDNLKKILFKPGQTASADIVIRHRRIIDLLLEPVKKMQKDGINL from the coding sequence ATGAAAATATTGCCAAAAACAAATCTAGCTAATGTTAGCAACGGTAATTCTGAGAGAGACACGGAGATAGTCTCCAACAATAACTCAGAGAATAACTCCCAACTTTCTCCTAGGAATGGAGGCAATAACGAAGGATCTCAGTTAACAATCTTGAATTCTAATGTCAGCAACGGTAATTCTGAGAGAGACACGAAGATAGTCTCTAACAATAACTCAGAGAATAATTCCCAACTTTCTCCTAGGAATGGAGGCAACAACGAAGGATCTCAGTTAACAATCTTAAATCCTGAGCAGCAGTCTTCAGCTTTAGCTGTTACTAATAGTAGTGATAGCCAGGTGGAATCAGCTCAATGGTCGCCAGCGATGCAATCGTTACTGGAAGAACCTCCATCTAACCTACCCCTACAATTAATTGTGGGAGGAATTGTGTTTTGTTTAACTTTTTTTGCCTGGGCTTGGTTTGGCCAAATCGATCAGATTGGAAAGGCTCAAGGAAAATTAGTCCCCAAAGGAGATGCCTACAAAATTGAATCCCTTGAAGCAGCCAAGATCAGAAGTATTGAGGTAAAAGAAGGAGAAAGAGTCAAGGCTGGACAACTAATTGCGACCTTAGATTCGGAGCGAGAAACTAAAGAGGTCGAAAGACTTAAAGAAGTTTTGTCCTCTAGTCAGCTTGAATTGCGTCAAAAACTTAATTTATTAGAGCAAGTTAAGATTGAAGTCGAAACCCAGCGACGAATTGGTCAAGCTGAAATACGCTCGCAACAATTAGCGATTGAATCGGCAATCTCTAAAGCACAGGTGACTAGTGATTTGCTAGAGCAACAACAGTCTGAACTCGCAGCAAATATAGCAAGACAGGGGCAAACAGCGCAATTGTCTGGGTTAGATAAAGCTAAATTCAATCAGATTAATCTTGACTTAAAAGAACATCAACAAAGACTGGCAAAGCTCAAGGGACTTGCTGAGGAGGGAGCAATCTCCCAAGAATATATTTTTCAGGCTCAACAAGCTCAACGCCAAATTGAACAACAGTTAATTGATAGTAAACTGCAAGGCATTAGTAGTATTAATGAGCAAATATATCAGTCACAGCAGTCTACCAGGAATATGAGATCTAGCATTACTGAGAATCAAGGAGCTTTGACTGAGGCTCAAAAAGAAGCAGAACGCCTTCAGACAGAGTTGGAATCTAAAAAAGCTGATAGTCTTCGACTTGAGGTTACAGCTAAGCAAAAAGCCCAGCAGTTAGAGCTAGAAATTAATCAAGCTAAGAGTAAGATTGCCGAAACTAAAAATCTTCTAGCAACTGCCAAAAGTCAGTTAGAAAAAAGATTGCTTAGAGCTCCTGTAAGCGGAACAGTTCTAGCCTTTAACGTAGTCAATTCAGGTAAGGTAATACAGCCAGGAGAAACTGTAGCAGAAATTGCTCCTGACAACTCTCCTCTGGTACTTTCTGCTGTATTACCAGACCGAGATGCTGGCTTTATCAAAAAGGGCATGGCTGCACAGGTTAAATTTGATGCCTATTCATATCAGGATTATGGAATAATTCCAGGGAAAGTAACCAACATTTCAGCAAATACTAAAACCGATGAAAAGTTGGGTGAAGTATATCGAGTGGAAATCGAACTCGAACGTAACTATGTTTCTGACAATTTGAAAAAGATTTTATTCAAACCAGGACAGACAGCCAGTGCTGATATTGTGATTCGCCACCGTCGCATTATTGATTTGCTGCTCGAACCAGTTAAAAAAATGCAAAAAGATGGCATTAATTTATAA